From one Misgurnus anguillicaudatus chromosome 2, ASM2758022v2, whole genome shotgun sequence genomic stretch:
- the LOC129443267 gene encoding E3 ubiquitin/ISG15 ligase TRIM25 isoform X1 has product MAEATLLVSQDQFICSICLDLLKDPVTIPCGHSYCMSCITNCWNQDDQRGVYSCPQCRQTFNTRPDLYKNVVFAQMVEMLKKTKLQTDRSALSSAGPEDVKCDVCTERKYKAIKSCLVCLESYCQTHFEQHEAFHREKKHKVIDVTGRLQEMICSQHDKLIEVYCRTDQRCICLLCLVDEHKNHDTVSAAAERTEKQRLLEDKQRNLHQRIQEKEKKLQDLRESVKIHTISAQTAVDDTERIFTQLIRSIERRRSEVIQLIRDQEKTAVSRAEDLLKKLKQEIDDLRRRNDEMEKLSQTKDHISFLQSFQSLSSSSGSSDNITVSSLPSFDDVMKSVTKLKEKMEDFCKEEIEKISEKEMIPTDEPKIREEFLKWRKKATLTELLYGPVGAPRQL; this is encoded by the exons ATGGCGGAAGCGACTCTTTTAGTGTCTCAGGATCAGTTCATCTGTTCAATCTGTCTGGATTTACTGAAGGATCCAGTGACCATTCCCTGtggacacagttactgtatgagCTGTATTACAAACTGCTGGAATCAAGATGATCAGAGAGGAGTTTATAGCTGCCCTCAATGCAGACAGACCTTCAATACAAGACctgatttatataaaaatgtggtGTTTGCTCAGATGGTGGAGATGCTGAAGAAGACAAAACTTCAGACTGATCGATCTGCTCTCAGTTCTGCTGGACCTGAAGATGTGAAGTGTGACGTCTGTACTGAGAGAAAATACAAAGCTATCAAGTCCTGTCTGGTGTGTCTTGAATCTTACTGTCAAACTCACTTTGAACAACATGAAGCTTTTCACAGAGAAAAGAAACACAAAGTGATTGATGTGACAGGAAGACTTCAGGAGATGATCTGCTCTCAACATGACAAACTCATCGAGGTTTACTGTCGCACTGATCAGAGATGTATTTGTTTGCTTTGTTTGGTGGATGAACATAAAAATCACGACACTGTATCAGCTGCAGCAGAGAGAACTGAGAAACAG AGATTACTGGAGGACAAGCAGAGAAATCTCCATCAGAGAATCCAGGAGAAAGAGAAGAAGCTTCAGGATCTAAGAGAGTCTGTGAAGATTCACACG ATCTCTGCACAGACAGCAGTGGACGACACCGAGAGGATCTTTACTCAACTGATCCGATCCATTGAGAGAAGACGATCTGAGGTGATACAactgatcagagatcaggaaaAGACTGCAGTGAGTCGAGCTGAAGATCTCTTGAAGAAACTGAAGCAGGAGATTGATGATCTGAGGAGGAGAAATGATGAGATGGAGAAACTTTCACAAACAAAAGATCACATCAGTTTCCTTCAG AGTTTTCAGTCTCTCTCTTCATCTTCTGGATCTTCAGACAACATCACTGTCTCTTCTCTTCCATCTTTTGATGATGTGATGAAATCTGTCACTAAACTGAAAGAAAAGATGGAGGATTTTTGTAAAGAAGAGATTGAAAAGATATCTGAGAAAG aAATGATTCCCACCGATGAACCCAAGATCAGAGAGGAGTTCCTAAAGT
- the LOC129443267 gene encoding E3 ubiquitin/ISG15 ligase TRIM25 isoform X2: MAEATLLVSQDQFICSICLDLLKDPVTIPCGHSYCMSCITNCWNQDDQRGVYSCPQCRQTFNTRPDLYKNVVFAQMVEMLKKTKLQTDRSALSSAGPEDVKCDVCTERKYKAIKSCLVCLESYCQTHFEQHEAFHREKKHKVIDVTGRLQEMICSQHDKLIEVYCRTDQRCICLLCLVDEHKNHDTVSAAAERTEKQRLLEDKQRNLHQRIQEKEKKLQDLRESVKIHTISAQTAVDDTERIFTQLIRSIERRRSEVIQLIRDQEKTAVSRAEDLLKKLKQEIDDLRRRNDEMEKLSQTKDHISFLQSFQSLSSSSGSSDNITVSSLPSFDDVMKSVTKLKEKMEDFCKEEIEKISEKEMIPTDEPKIREEFLKYFSFFLSGSKHSMWSYLSV; encoded by the exons ATGGCGGAAGCGACTCTTTTAGTGTCTCAGGATCAGTTCATCTGTTCAATCTGTCTGGATTTACTGAAGGATCCAGTGACCATTCCCTGtggacacagttactgtatgagCTGTATTACAAACTGCTGGAATCAAGATGATCAGAGAGGAGTTTATAGCTGCCCTCAATGCAGACAGACCTTCAATACAAGACctgatttatataaaaatgtggtGTTTGCTCAGATGGTGGAGATGCTGAAGAAGACAAAACTTCAGACTGATCGATCTGCTCTCAGTTCTGCTGGACCTGAAGATGTGAAGTGTGACGTCTGTACTGAGAGAAAATACAAAGCTATCAAGTCCTGTCTGGTGTGTCTTGAATCTTACTGTCAAACTCACTTTGAACAACATGAAGCTTTTCACAGAGAAAAGAAACACAAAGTGATTGATGTGACAGGAAGACTTCAGGAGATGATCTGCTCTCAACATGACAAACTCATCGAGGTTTACTGTCGCACTGATCAGAGATGTATTTGTTTGCTTTGTTTGGTGGATGAACATAAAAATCACGACACTGTATCAGCTGCAGCAGAGAGAACTGAGAAACAG AGATTACTGGAGGACAAGCAGAGAAATCTCCATCAGAGAATCCAGGAGAAAGAGAAGAAGCTTCAGGATCTAAGAGAGTCTGTGAAGATTCACACG ATCTCTGCACAGACAGCAGTGGACGACACCGAGAGGATCTTTACTCAACTGATCCGATCCATTGAGAGAAGACGATCTGAGGTGATACAactgatcagagatcaggaaaAGACTGCAGTGAGTCGAGCTGAAGATCTCTTGAAGAAACTGAAGCAGGAGATTGATGATCTGAGGAGGAGAAATGATGAGATGGAGAAACTTTCACAAACAAAAGATCACATCAGTTTCCTTCAG AGTTTTCAGTCTCTCTCTTCATCTTCTGGATCTTCAGACAACATCACTGTCTCTTCTCTTCCATCTTTTGATGATGTGATGAAATCTGTCACTAAACTGAAAGAAAAGATGGAGGATTTTTGTAAAGAAGAGATTGAAAAGATATCTGAGAAAG aAATGATTCCCACCGATGAACCCAAGATCAGAGAGGAGTTCCTAAAGT